One segment of Anastrepha obliqua isolate idAnaObli1 chromosome 3, idAnaObli1_1.0, whole genome shotgun sequence DNA contains the following:
- the LOC129242114 gene encoding protein lin-28 homolog: MQPTTSSISQTTKNTTSTINVTQGTSAAAAAPTKLNNRSRRKKPKEQMLTSQQQHSEEGDSSPNVNKTKDDNLAETGCVRYGKCKWFNVAKGWGFITPNDGGQEVFVHQSVIKMAGFRSLGEQEEVEFECQLTERGLEATRVSGSKGLDCTGSTFRPRTKKRRRVRCYNCGKFANHIASLCPQEPQPKRCHICKSESHFFADCPMRLGLTTTAEAEGTSHDDKSQSGDAAT, encoded by the exons ATGCAACCTACAACTAGCAGTATAAGCCAAACAACTAAGAACACCACAAGCACAATCAACGTCACACAGGGCACATCTGCTGCAGCAGCTGCACcaacaaaactaaataatcgTTCAAGAAGGAAGAAGCCCAAAGAGCAAATGCTGacatcacaacaacaacattcggAGGAAGGCGATTCGTCACCTAATGTCAACAAAACCAAAG ATGATAACCTAGCGGAAACTGGCTGCGTGCGTTACGGCAAGTGCAAATGGTTCAATGTAGCCAAAGGTTGGGGTTTCATTACACCAAACGATGGCGGGCAGGAGGTATTTGTCCATCAG AGTGTCATAAAAATGGCCGGCTTTCGGTCGTTGGGTGAGCAAGAGGAAGTGGAATTTGAGTGCCAACTAACTGAACGAGGCCTGGAAGCGACACGTGTCAGCGGCAGCAAAGGACTTGACTGCACTGGTAGTACCTTTCGACCGCGAACAAAAAAACGGCGGCGCGTACGTTGCTATAATTGCGGTAAATTCGCTAACCACATCGCATCTTTGTGCCCGCAGGAGCCACAACCGAAACGCTGCCACATATGCAAATCCGAATCACATTTCTTTGCCGATTGTCCAATGCGGCTG GGATTAACTACTACTGCTGAAGCAGAGGGAACTTCACATGACGATAAAAGCCAGAGTGGTGATGCAGCAACGTGA